From the genome of Vulpes lagopus strain Blue_001 chromosome 2, ASM1834538v1, whole genome shotgun sequence, one region includes:
- the MFAP1 gene encoding microfibrillar-associated protein 1, producing MSVPSALMKQPPIQSTAGAVPVRNEKGEISMEKVKVKRYVSGKRPDYAPMESSDEEDEEFQFIKKAKEQEAEPEEQEEDSSSDPRLRRLQNRISEDVEERLARHRKIVEPEVVGESDSEVEGDAWRMEREDSSEEEEEEIDDEEIERRRGMMRQRAQERKNEEMEVMEVEDEGRSGEESESESEYEEYTDSEDEMEPRLKPVFIRKKDRVTVQEREAEALKQKELEQEAKRMAEERRKYTLKIVEEETKKELEENKRSLAALDALNTDDENDEEEYEAWKVRELKRIKRDREDREALEKEKAEIERMRNLTEEERRAELRANGKVITNKAVKGKYKFLQKYYHRGAFFMDEDEEVYKRDFSAPTLEDHFNKTILPKVMQVKNFGRSGRTKYTHLVDQDTTSFDSAWGQESAQNTKFFKQKAAGVRDVFERPSAKKRKTT from the exons ATGTCGGTCCCAAGCGCACTCATGAAACAACCGCCCATTCAGTCTACGGCGGGGGCCGTCCCGGTTCGCAATGAGAAAG GTGAGATTTCGATGGAGAAAGTGAAGGTAAAACGTTATGTGTCGGGAAAGAGGCCAGATTATGCCCCTATGGAGTCCTCAGATGAGGAGGATGAAGAATTTCAGTTTATTAAGAAAGCCAAAGAAcaagaagcagagcctgaggaaCAAGAGGAGGATTCATCCAGCGACCCTCGACTGCGGCGTTTGCAGAACCGTATTAGTGAAGATGTGGAAGAGAG ATTGGCTCGACATCGGAAAATAGTAGAACCTGAAGTGGTAGGCGAAAGTGACTCAGAAGTAGAAGGAGATGCATGGCGCATGGAACGAGAGGATAGCagtgaagaagaagaggaagaaattgatGATGAg GAAATAGAGAGGCGCCGTGGCATGATGCGTCAGCGAgcacaggagagaaaaaatgaagagatggaagTCATGGAGGTGGAAGATGAGGGACGTTCTGGGGAGGAGTCAGAATCAGAATCTGAGTATGAAGAGTACACAGACAGTGAAGATGAGATGGAGCCTCGCCTAAAACCTGTCTTCATTCGAAA AAAGGACCGAGTAACAGTTCAAGAACGTGAGGCTGAAGCATTAAAACAGAAGGAGCTGGAGCAGGAAGCAAAACGCATGGCTGAGGAGAGGCGCAAGTACACACTCAAG ATTGTAGAAGAGGAGACCAAAAAAGAGCTGGAGGAGAACAAGCGGTCCTTGGCTGCACTGGATGCTCTCAATACTGATGATGAAAATGATGAGGAAGAATATGAGGCATGGAAAGTTCGGGAGCTAAAGAGAATCAAGAGAGACCGAGAAGATCGAGAAGC GCTTGAGAAGGAGAAGGCAGAAATTGAACGAATGCGAAACCTGACTGAGGAAGAGAGGCGAGCTGAGCTTCGGGCAAATGGCAAAGTCATTACCAACAAAGCTGTTAAGGGCAAATATAAGTTCTTACAGAAGTATTATCACCGGGGTGCCTTCTTCATG GATGAGGATGAAGAAGTATACAAGAGAGATTTCAGTGCACCTACCCTGGAGGATCACTTCAACAAAACCATTCTTCCCAAAGTCATGCAG GTCAAGAACTTCGGGCGCTCTGGTCGTACCAAATACACCCACCTTGTGGATCAGGACACCACCTCTTTTGACTCAGCATGGGGCCAAGAGAGTGCCCAGAACACAAAGTTCTTTAAACAAAAGGCAGCTGGAGTACGAGATGTATTTGAACGGCCATCTGCCAAGAAGCGGAAAACTACTTAG